One Deinococcus sedimenti DNA window includes the following coding sequences:
- a CDS encoding DinB family protein, which translates to MTDLTLLLESFRRNARVNDTLIAALTPEEFALTDGRGGWTVERHLRHMATFRVGWLWNMSRDHAMPLLNPDELDADGDPQWRWANAPATALPEALAAGDAAAIKAVEAHRASGEPFADPWNEGTYQSDPAHFLMHTIVHDSHHRGQVMSLIRQGGRTPEQMDALDNHWAIWRE; encoded by the coding sequence ATGACCGACCTGACCCTGCTGCTTGAATCCTTCCGCCGCAACGCCCGCGTGAACGACACCCTGATCGCTGCCCTGACCCCCGAGGAGTTCGCCCTGACCGACGGGCGCGGCGGGTGGACCGTCGAGCGGCACCTGCGCCATATGGCGACCTTCCGGGTGGGCTGGCTGTGGAACATGAGCCGCGACCACGCCATGCCGCTGCTCAACCCGGATGAACTGGACGCCGATGGCGATCCGCAGTGGCGCTGGGCGAACGCCCCCGCGACCGCCCTGCCCGAGGCGCTGGCGGCCGGCGACGCCGCCGCCATCAAAGCTGTGGAGGCGCACCGCGCGTCCGGCGAGCCCTTCGCGGACCCCTGGAACGAGGGCACGTACCAGAGCGACCCGGCGCACTTCCTGATGCACACCATCGTGCACGACAGCCACCACCGCGGGCAGGTCATGAGCCTGATCCGCCAGGGGGGCCGCACGCCCGAGCAGATGGACGCGCTGGACAACCACTGGGCGATCTGGCGCGAGTAA
- a CDS encoding DinB family protein produces the protein MTDLTLTLEAFALNARVNEFLLDHLTPDDLSVSDGRGGMTVARMLSHMGASRGGWLLEMAPEFAASTLALTGGTDPWRWHTTDPARLRAMLRVGDEAALQAVRAYAASGTPFADPHGVGTFHTRPALFLTYMTVHDAGHRGQIVTLLRHAGASSERLDALEAAWAIWRHPLSLSEETA, from the coding sequence ATGACCGACCTGACCCTGACGCTGGAGGCCTTCGCGCTGAACGCCCGCGTGAACGAGTTCCTGCTGGACCACCTGACCCCGGACGACCTGAGCGTCTCGGACGGGCGGGGCGGCATGACCGTCGCGCGGATGCTCTCGCACATGGGCGCGTCTCGCGGCGGATGGCTGCTGGAGATGGCGCCCGAGTTCGCCGCGTCCACGCTGGCCCTGACCGGCGGCACTGATCCCTGGCGCTGGCACACCACCGACCCCGCCCGGCTGCGTGCCATGCTGCGGGTCGGGGACGAGGCCGCCCTTCAGGCCGTGCGGGCGTACGCGGCGAGCGGCACCCCGTTCGCCGATCCGCACGGCGTGGGCACCTTCCACACCCGCCCGGCCCTGTTCCTGACGTACATGACCGTGCACGACGCCGGTCACCGGGGACAGATCGTCACCCTGCTGCGCCACGCCGGCGCCTCTTCGGAGCGTCTGGACGCCCTGGAGGCCGCCTGGGCCATCTGGCGACACCCCCTTTCCCTGTCCGAGGAGACCGCATGA
- a CDS encoding (4Fe-4S)-binding protein, which yields MTPTNEDLAQGKAYTAPGITVYYDARRCLHVANCVRGLPDVFDPKARPWIQPANAGADAVAAVVRTCPTGALHYVLDGQEAEMPDETTTITPTPDGPLMIKGNLVIDTPGGERKDVRAALCRCGQSGNKPYCDGTHAKVGWTSGEAGDR from the coding sequence ATGACCCCCACCAACGAGGACCTCGCGCAGGGGAAGGCGTACACGGCGCCCGGCATCACGGTCTACTACGACGCCCGGCGCTGCCTGCACGTCGCCAACTGCGTGCGTGGGCTGCCCGACGTGTTCGACCCGAAGGCCCGCCCGTGGATCCAGCCCGCCAACGCCGGGGCCGACGCGGTCGCGGCGGTCGTCCGCACCTGCCCCACCGGGGCGCTGCACTACGTCCTGGATGGACAGGAGGCCGAGATGCCCGACGAGACCACCACCATCACCCCCACGCCCGACGGCCCCCTGATGATCAAAGGAAACCTCGTGATCGACACGCCCGGCGGCGAGAGGAAGGACGTGCGGGCCGCGCTGTGCCGCTGCGGGCAGAGCGGCAACAAACCCTACTGCGACGGCACGCACGCGAAGGTCGGCTGGACCAGCGGCGAGGCGGGCGACCGCTGA
- the tsaE gene encoding tRNA (adenosine(37)-N6)-threonylcarbamoyltransferase complex ATPase subunit type 1 TsaE, producing the protein MSVTSPLPLGPGESRVLSGLSEQHSLGVALAGALPPGGVLFLEGELGAGKTSLTQGLVGAYGFTEPVTSPTYALMNVYPAPGGQVLHVDAYRVRDVQELFEMDLDELVRGSRVSVIEWGEGLYAEYPDAPILRLEHQPDPETRLVTRVR; encoded by the coding sequence ATGAGCGTCACCTCTCCCCTGCCCCTGGGTCCCGGCGAGTCCCGCGTGCTGAGCGGCCTGAGTGAACAACATTCACTCGGCGTGGCGCTGGCCGGGGCGCTCCCGCCGGGGGGCGTGCTGTTCCTGGAGGGCGAACTGGGCGCCGGGAAGACCAGCCTCACGCAGGGACTGGTGGGGGCCTACGGCTTCACGGAGCCGGTCACGAGTCCCACGTACGCGCTGATGAACGTGTACCCCGCGCCGGGCGGTCAGGTGCTGCACGTGGACGCGTACCGCGTGCGGGACGTGCAGGAACTGTTCGAGATGGACCTCGACGAATTGGTGCGCGGCAGTCGCGTCAGCGTGATCGAATGGGGCGAGGGCCTGTACGCCGAGTACCCGGACGCGCCGATCCTGCGTCTGGAGCACCAGCCGGACCCGGAGACGCGACTCGTGACCCGCGTTCGCTGA
- a CDS encoding thymidine phosphorylase, whose protein sequence is MTAIIPDLIRKKRDGQEHTRDELETLVLGYTRGDVPDYQMSAWLMAVFLRGMAEQETADLTMVMAESGDLMNLGDLPRTVDKHSTGGVGDKTSLILTPMLAALGQTVAKMSGRGLAHTGGTIDKLESIPGWTSELEEEQFLTQAREIGLALVGQSKDLAPADGKLYALRDVTATVDCLPLIASSIMSKKLASGAHTVVLDVKVGAGAFMRTLDAGRGLARAMVDIGNRAGRQVRAVLTDMDTPLGHMAGNSLEVLEALATLRGEGPTDLTELCVALAVEALAAQGEDETAAEARARATLQDGSALAKFRAFIASQGGDATYVDDISKFDVAPGRADVTAPESGFVAGIDALSVGRAVLVLGGGRERKGEAIDHGVGVELLRKPGEAVQAGEPVLRIYHRDARGLGAATRLLTEGLTISAQAPAPEPLILDRVF, encoded by the coding sequence ATGACCGCGATCATTCCCGACCTGATCCGTAAGAAACGCGACGGCCAAGAGCACACCCGCGATGAACTCGAGACCCTGGTGCTGGGGTACACGCGCGGCGACGTGCCCGACTACCAGATGAGCGCGTGGCTGATGGCCGTGTTCCTGCGCGGCATGGCCGAACAGGAAACCGCCGACCTGACCATGGTCATGGCCGAGAGCGGCGACCTGATGAACCTCGGTGACCTGCCCCGCACGGTGGACAAGCACTCCACGGGCGGCGTGGGCGACAAGACCAGCCTGATCCTGACGCCCATGCTGGCCGCGCTGGGCCAGACCGTCGCCAAGATGAGCGGGCGCGGACTGGCCCACACCGGCGGCACCATCGACAAACTGGAGAGTATCCCCGGCTGGACCAGCGAACTGGAGGAAGAACAGTTCCTGACCCAGGCGCGCGAGATCGGCCTCGCCCTGGTCGGCCAGAGCAAGGACCTCGCCCCGGCGGACGGGAAGCTGTACGCGCTGCGGGACGTGACCGCCACCGTGGACTGCCTGCCGCTGATCGCCAGCAGCATCATGAGCAAGAAACTCGCGTCCGGCGCGCACACCGTCGTGCTGGACGTGAAGGTGGGCGCCGGGGCGTTCATGCGCACCCTGGACGCCGGGCGCGGCCTGGCCCGCGCGATGGTGGACATCGGTAACCGCGCCGGGCGGCAGGTGCGCGCCGTGCTGACCGACATGGACACCCCGCTGGGCCACATGGCCGGGAACAGCCTGGAGGTGCTGGAGGCTCTGGCGACCCTGCGCGGCGAGGGACCCACCGACCTGACCGAACTGTGCGTGGCGCTGGCCGTGGAGGCCCTGGCCGCCCAGGGTGAGGACGAAACGGCTGCCGAGGCCCGCGCGCGTGCCACCCTGCAGGACGGCAGCGCCCTGGCGAAATTCCGCGCGTTCATCGCCTCGCAGGGCGGTGACGCCACCTACGTAGACGACATCAGCAAGTTCGACGTGGCGCCCGGCCGGGCCGACGTGACCGCCCCCGAATCCGGGTTCGTGGCGGGCATCGACGCCCTGAGCGTCGGCCGCGCCGTGCTCGTGCTGGGCGGCGGCCGCGAACGTAAGGGCGAGGCCATCGACCACGGCGTCGGCGTGGAACTCCTGCGTAAACCCGGCGAGGCCGTCCAGGCGGGCGAACCCGTCCTGCGCATCTACCACCGTGACGCGCGTGGCCTGGGCGCCGCCACCCGCCTCCTCACCGAGGGCCTGACCATCAGCGCCCAGGCCCCCGCGCCGGAACCGCTGATCCTCGACCGCGTGTTTTAA
- a CDS encoding DinB family protein, whose amino-acid sequence MTAPAASVPAVSPALSIPDFIAHWQGHRALTRRVIEAFPDDQLFTFSLGGMRPFGAQATEIHLVDAMTVTAMRTGEWPEPDWSAGPTEKTSLLAAWDQVSAELEQHGPHTDPAFFTGMHALPWGEMPGWVAAIYAVDNEIHHRAQGYVSLRALGIEPPAFYER is encoded by the coding sequence ATGACCGCACCCGCCGCGTCCGTCCCCGCCGTGTCTCCCGCCCTGTCCATTCCCGACTTCATCGCTCACTGGCAGGGGCACCGCGCCCTGACCCGCCGCGTCATCGAGGCCTTCCCCGACGATCAGCTGTTCACGTTCAGCCTGGGCGGCATGCGGCCCTTCGGCGCGCAGGCCACCGAGATCCACCTCGTGGACGCCATGACCGTCACCGCCATGCGCACCGGCGAGTGGCCCGAACCCGACTGGAGTGCCGGACCGACCGAGAAGACCAGCCTGCTGGCCGCCTGGGATCAGGTGAGCGCCGAACTGGAGCAGCACGGCCCGCACACCGACCCCGCCTTCTTCACGGGCATGCACGCGCTGCCGTGGGGCGAGATGCCCGGCTGGGTCGCCGCGATCTACGCCGTGGACAACGAAATCCACCACCGCGCCCAGGGGTACGTCTCCCTGCGCGCCCTGGGGATCGAACCACCCGCCTTCTACGAGCGCTGA
- a CDS encoding DUF2089 domain-containing protein encodes MRPLPLPFPDETESPLVTELRFPTSGVTVRGVFELNEFAVLTPDNLEFLRLYIRVRGNLKEVERVLGLSYPTVRARFDTLLRAIGYEPEQADPQADVLASLERGEITPDEAARKLRR; translated from the coding sequence ATGCGGCCCCTGCCCCTCCCCTTCCCCGACGAGACCGAGTCCCCGCTGGTGACCGAGCTGCGCTTCCCCACCAGTGGCGTGACGGTGCGCGGCGTGTTCGAACTGAACGAGTTCGCGGTCCTCACGCCGGACAACCTGGAGTTCCTGCGGCTGTACATCCGCGTGCGCGGCAACCTGAAGGAGGTTGAGCGGGTCCTGGGCCTCAGCTACCCCACGGTGCGGGCGCGCTTCGACACGCTGCTGCGCGCCATCGGGTACGAGCCCGAGCAGGCCGACCCGCAGGCGGACGTGCTCGCCAGCCTGGAGCGCGGCGAGATCACCCCCGACGAGGCCGCCCGCAAACTCAGGCGGTAA
- a CDS encoding GNAT family N-acetyltransferase, with protein sequence MPLIRAATPADAPGIAAVHVQSWRDTYADLMPADFLARMTSPETQARREVFWQGNIGAGQDVVLVAEDASGIVAFASAGVPRDHPGFDAELFTLYSLKAAQGAGTGRALLRQIAQAMRARGAASLALWVLDTNPTRHWYARQGAHECGEKTEGDLREIRMGWRDLTAL encoded by the coding sequence ATGCCCCTGATCCGCGCCGCCACGCCCGCCGACGCCCCCGGCATCGCCGCCGTTCACGTGCAGAGCTGGCGGGACACGTACGCGGACCTGATGCCCGCCGACTTCCTGGCGCGCATGACCAGCCCCGAGACGCAGGCCCGGCGGGAGGTGTTCTGGCAGGGCAACATCGGGGCCGGGCAGGACGTGGTGCTCGTGGCCGAGGACGCCTCCGGAATCGTGGCCTTCGCGTCCGCCGGGGTCCCGCGTGACCACCCGGGCTTCGACGCGGAACTCTTCACCCTCTACAGCCTGAAAGCCGCTCAGGGCGCAGGAACGGGCCGGGCCCTGCTGCGCCAGATCGCGCAGGCCATGCGGGCGCGCGGCGCGGCCAGCCTCGCCCTGTGGGTGCTCGACACCAACCCCACCCGACACTGGTACGCCCGCCAGGGCGCCCACGAGTGCGGCGAGAAGACCGAGGGTGACCTGCGCGAGATCCGCATGGGCTGGCGCGACCTGACCGCCCTGTAG
- a CDS encoding DinB family protein, translated as MNPSTLYDHLTQARRDLLSTLRAAPDDMLRLSLLRGERFHSILDLLVHTAEVEDGWIHGDFQGLPMVQDRFPDIQAGAAGPDTTLSVDAIAAYWQAVETDTRAYLGRLTDADLERTVTLDDWPEGHRQFTLSGLVWHVLLHEVRHTAQIATLLRTQGVKPPQLDLLFYLPALETGRSAAAFVNPPPEDA; from the coding sequence ATGAACCCATCCACGCTGTACGACCACCTGACCCAGGCGCGGCGCGACCTGCTGAGCACGCTGCGCGCCGCGCCGGACGACATGCTGCGCCTCTCCCTGCTGCGCGGCGAGCGCTTCCACTCTATCCTCGACCTGCTGGTCCACACGGCCGAGGTCGAGGACGGCTGGATCCACGGGGACTTCCAGGGCCTCCCGATGGTGCAGGACCGCTTCCCGGACATCCAGGCGGGCGCCGCTGGACCCGACACGACCCTCAGTGTGGACGCCATCGCCGCGTACTGGCAGGCGGTCGAGACGGACACCCGCGCGTACCTCGGCCGCCTGACGGACGCTGACCTGGAACGCACCGTCACGCTGGACGACTGGCCCGAGGGTCACCGGCAGTTCACGCTGAGCGGACTGGTCTGGCACGTCCTGCTGCACGAGGTGCGGCACACGGCGCAGATCGCCACGCTGCTCCGCACCCAGGGCGTGAAACCGCCGCAGCTGGACCTGCTGTTCTATCTGCCCGCGCTGGAGACCGGACGGTCTGCCGCCGCCTTCGTGAACCCACCCCCGGAGGACGCATGA
- a CDS encoding helix-turn-helix transcriptional regulator yields MYDPSMRVLTVLELLQAHEEVSGADLARRLEVSPRTVQRYVARLQDLGIPVEGRRGVGGAYRLKAGFRLPPLMFTPEEALAAALGLRTLRHLGLHALAPAAEAASAKLSRSLPHDLRADMLALEGSVQFDTGPWVAPTDAQLLAALLRAVRDACTVTFTYAAPDAPETRRDADVHRVVHLEGRWYAVAHCHLRAARRSFRLDRMSALTVQARHFTPEPDFDAAAYLRSTLRAPKPTYAISVWLDCPPEDLRGRVSTWGTEVRPDAHGTRLTTTREGLSGFAAFLLGLDCDFRVDSPPELRAEFARLAERCAAHTDSATSSLPGAPYTGA; encoded by the coding sequence ATGTACGACCCGAGCATGCGGGTACTGACCGTGCTGGAACTCCTCCAGGCCCACGAGGAAGTCAGCGGGGCCGACCTCGCCCGCCGCCTGGAGGTCAGCCCCCGCACCGTGCAGCGCTACGTCGCCCGCCTGCAGGACCTCGGGATTCCGGTCGAGGGCCGCCGGGGCGTGGGCGGCGCCTACCGCCTGAAAGCCGGGTTCCGCCTGCCGCCGCTGATGTTCACGCCGGAGGAGGCGTTGGCCGCCGCGCTGGGCCTGCGCACCCTGCGGCACCTGGGCCTGCACGCCCTGGCCCCCGCCGCCGAGGCGGCCAGCGCGAAGCTGTCGCGCAGCCTCCCGCACGACCTGCGCGCCGACATGCTGGCGCTGGAGGGCAGCGTGCAGTTCGACACCGGCCCCTGGGTCGCCCCGACCGACGCCCAGCTACTGGCCGCGCTGCTGCGCGCCGTGCGGGACGCCTGCACCGTCACCTTCACGTATGCCGCTCCCGACGCTCCCGAGACCCGCCGCGATGCGGACGTGCACCGCGTGGTTCACCTGGAGGGCCGCTGGTACGCCGTCGCGCACTGCCACCTGCGCGCGGCGCGCCGGTCGTTCCGGCTGGACCGCATGAGCGCCCTGACCGTGCAGGCCCGCCACTTCACCCCTGAACCCGACTTCGACGCCGCCGCGTACCTGCGCTCCACGCTGCGCGCCCCGAAACCCACCTACGCCATCAGCGTGTGGCTCGACTGCCCCCCGGAGGACCTGCGCGGCCGGGTGTCCACCTGGGGCACGGAGGTGCGCCCCGACGCGCACGGCACGCGCCTGACCACCACCCGCGAGGGCCTGAGCGGCTTCGCGGCGTTCCTGCTGGGCCTGGACTGCGACTTCCGCGTGGACAGCCCCCCGGAACTGCGCGCCGAGTTCGCCCGGCTGGCTGAGCGCTGCGCCGCGCACACGGACTCCGCCACGTCCAGCCTCCCCGGCGCCCCGTACACTGGGGCATGA
- a CDS encoding Crp/Fnr family transcriptional regulator: MNYPSLVWHLKRTELFADLELAELERVAATTPYRSYQPGEVIYRMDDPADALYFVRSGLVKISKLFPNGKEAILGVIGQHDTFGELLLQPEERRPTQAEALERTTLIVLPRVELQKLLATKPELAMKLIRLMAARLFEAQSWTATVSAYSAPERVASLLYRLAREFGRPHSQGVELNLKLNQEDIARMVGATRETVSHSLGKLKQEGAIVRARTPIIVRLDALKQYIEQGN; encoded by the coding sequence ATGAACTACCCAAGCCTGGTCTGGCACCTCAAGCGAACGGAGCTCTTCGCCGACCTTGAACTTGCCGAACTGGAACGGGTCGCAGCCACCACGCCCTACCGCTCCTACCAGCCCGGCGAGGTCATCTACCGCATGGACGACCCCGCCGACGCCCTGTACTTCGTGCGCAGCGGCCTCGTCAAGATCAGCAAGCTCTTCCCCAACGGCAAGGAAGCCATCCTGGGCGTCATCGGCCAGCACGACACCTTCGGCGAACTGCTGCTGCAACCCGAGGAACGCCGCCCCACCCAGGCCGAAGCCCTCGAGCGCACCACCCTGATCGTCCTGCCCCGCGTGGAACTGCAGAAACTCCTGGCCACCAAGCCCGAACTGGCCATGAAACTCATCCGCCTGATGGCCGCCCGCCTGTTCGAGGCGCAGTCCTGGACCGCCACCGTCAGCGCCTACAGCGCCCCCGAACGCGTCGCCAGCCTGCTGTACCGCCTCGCGCGGGAATTCGGCCGCCCGCACAGTCAGGGCGTCGAACTGAACCTGAAACTCAACCAGGAAGACATCGCCCGCATGGTCGGCGCCACCCGCGAGACCGTCAGCCACAGCCTGGGCAAACTGAAACAGGAAGGCGCGATCGTCCGCGCCCGCACGCCCATCATCGTGCGCCTGGACGCCCTGAAGCAGTACATCGAACAGGGCAACTGA